Part of the Pseudomonadota bacterium genome is shown below.
TGCCGATATAGTCGTTCGTTTTCAGGGTGGAAATAATGCAGGCCACACAATGGTTGTAAACGGGATACAATTCATAGGACATATTGTGCCCTCCGGCATCTTGCAGAAAAAAACCTGTATTATTGGCAACGGAGTAGTAATTGATCCAAAAGTGCTTATTGAAGAAATAGAATCCTTAAAAAGCAAGGGAATATCAATAGGGCCGAAGAGTCTTATGATATCGGAAACTGCTCATGTTATCATGCCTTATCATAAAAATATCGATCTTGCCTCAGAAACCACAAAAGGGAAAAACAAGATAGGAACCACCGGGCGCGGAATCGGCCCATGTTATGAAGATAAGGCATCACGAAAGGGAATACGTTTTGTGGATTTTATTGATCCTGAAGTTTTCAAAGAAAAACTTAGCACTGTTCTTCCCGAAAAAAATTTTATCTTAGAAAAATATCTTTCAGATAAAGCGCTTGATGCAAACAGCATAATTAAAGAATACTCTATTTATGCAAAACGTCTTGCACCTTTCACAAAAAATGTTTCGGTTATAATTGACAATGCATTAAAAGAGGGCAAGCAGGTTCTTTTTGAAGGGGCTCAGGGGACACATCTTGATATTGATCATGGAACTTATCCTTTCGTTACTTCATCAAATACAGTTTCAGGCAATGCCGCATGTGGCTCCGGTATCGGCCCAAAAGCAATTACCTACGTGCTCGGAATCGTAAAAGCTTATACCACAAGAGTCGGAGCAGGCCCATTTACTACCGAACTGTTCGATGAAACCGGCGATTACATGCAGAAAAAAGGGGCCGAATTCGGCGCTACAACAGGCAGAAAGAGAAGATGTGGGTGGCTTGATGCAGTTATTTTGCGAAATGCAGTCAGATTAAACAGCTTAACTGGCCTTGCTATTACAAAACTTGATGTTCTTGGCGGCTTAAAAACGCTCAAAATTTGCACAGGGTATAAATATAAAAGAAAGATTATAAAAGATATGCCTGCCTCCATTAAATTATTATCGGAATGCAAACCGATATACGAGGAAATGCCGGGCTGGGATGAAGATATCTCAGGCATACGAAAATATAAAGATCTTCCGAAAACAACAAAACAATATTTAAAAAGAATTGAAGAGCTTATTGAAACGCCGATAAGTCTTGTTTCAGTTGGCCCGGGAAGAGATGAAACAATAGTTATTAAAAATCCGCTTAAAAAGCGTAAGGTTTAAAATATAATAAAAGCTTTTTACAAATCCATCACTTATTGTTGACAATAAATTTATACTGAAATAAATAAGAAAAGTCCTAAATGTCGGGACGTGGCTCAGCCTGGTAGAGCACAGCGTTCGGGACGCTGGGGTCGCTGGTTCAAATCCAGTCGTCCCGACCAAATAAAAACAACAAGTTATTACGTTTTTTAAAATATAAAAATAGCAAAAGCCTGGTAAAGCTTTACCAGGCTTTTGCTATTATGCAGGCAAGAATGTAAAGAACATTATTGACATATAGCATTCAAACGTTATACTGAATGCTCCGTAAAATCCGGGGGGTTTTAGGAGAGGTGGCCGAGCGGCTGAAGGCCCCGCTCTCGAAAAGCGGTATCCTGTCAAAAACGGGATCGTGGGTTCAAATCCCACCCTCTCCGCCAATTAAAGCAATTGGTTGGCCATGAACTTTGAATAACTTGTATGTCCTGATATGACTTTATATTCGGGTGTTATGCAAAGGTCTTGCTGTGAGATAGAAAACT
Proteins encoded:
- a CDS encoding adenylosuccinate synthase; the encoded protein is MANIVIIGTQWGDEGKGKIVDLLSEYADIVVRFQGGNNAGHTMVVNGIQFIGHIVPSGILQKKTCIIGNGVVIDPKVLIEEIESLKSKGISIGPKSLMISETAHVIMPYHKNIDLASETTKGKNKIGTTGRGIGPCYEDKASRKGIRFVDFIDPEVFKEKLSTVLPEKNFILEKYLSDKALDANSIIKEYSIYAKRLAPFTKNVSVIIDNALKEGKQVLFEGAQGTHLDIDHGTYPFVTSSNTVSGNAACGSGIGPKAITYVLGIVKAYTTRVGAGPFTTELFDETGDYMQKKGAEFGATTGRKRRCGWLDAVILRNAVRLNSLTGLAITKLDVLGGLKTLKICTGYKYKRKIIKDMPASIKLLSECKPIYEEMPGWDEDISGIRKYKDLPKTTKQYLKRIEELIETPISLVSVGPGRDETIVIKNPLKKRKV